A single region of the Leisingera thetidis genome encodes:
- a CDS encoding branched-chain amino acid ABC transporter permease, with the protein MQLLFTILLDGLVYASYLFIVAAGLTIIFGVMKILNVAHGGFYAWGAYTAAYFIGSASEMGFPDWFGFLIIAGSALAVGIVLGLLIERIVLRRLYDHEEILIVLATFGVFLILEDLILLIFGVNPYFAYQPMVALGSVEVGGIFRDVYSLTLFGVALSVAAGSWWMLTRTRWGKLITAVIHDREMALIVGINVRRLFVVTFCAGAVLGALGGAYIAPTVSVAPGFAVDVIVLSFAVVVIGGMGSIPGALIGALLVGLLRALAVHKLPELELFVIFLVMSAVLIVRPEGLFAPAKARKI; encoded by the coding sequence ATGCAACTACTGTTTACCATACTGCTGGACGGGCTGGTCTATGCTTCATACCTGTTCATCGTCGCGGCGGGTCTCACCATCATCTTCGGGGTGATGAAGATCCTGAACGTGGCCCACGGCGGTTTTTACGCCTGGGGTGCCTACACCGCCGCCTATTTCATCGGCTCCGCATCAGAAATGGGCTTTCCCGATTGGTTCGGTTTCCTGATCATCGCCGGATCGGCGCTGGCGGTCGGTATCGTGCTGGGCCTCTTGATCGAGCGGATCGTGCTGCGCAGGCTGTACGATCACGAGGAAATCCTGATCGTGCTGGCCACTTTCGGGGTGTTCCTGATCCTCGAGGATCTGATCCTGCTGATCTTCGGCGTGAACCCCTATTTCGCCTATCAGCCGATGGTGGCCCTCGGCAGCGTCGAGGTGGGCGGCATCTTCCGCGACGTCTACTCGCTGACCCTGTTCGGCGTGGCGCTGTCCGTCGCCGCGGGAAGCTGGTGGATGCTGACCCGCACCCGCTGGGGCAAGCTGATCACCGCCGTCATCCATGACCGCGAGATGGCGCTGATCGTCGGCATCAACGTGCGCCGCCTGTTCGTCGTCACATTCTGCGCCGGCGCCGTTTTGGGTGCGCTTGGCGGCGCCTATATCGCGCCCACCGTGTCGGTGGCGCCCGGCTTCGCGGTCGATGTCATCGTGCTCAGCTTTGCCGTTGTTGTGATCGGCGGCATGGGCTCGATCCCCGGCGCGCTGATCGGCGCGCTGCTGGTCGGCCTGCTGCGCGCGCTGGCGGTCCACAAACTGCCGGAGCTGGAACTGTTCGTGATCTTCCTGGTGATGTCCGCAGTTCTGATCGTGCGCCCCGAGGGGCTGTTCGCACCCGCCAAGGCGAGGAAAATCTGA
- a CDS encoding branched-chain amino acid ABC transporter permease: MHKAILSDKTVRLTAFALLALAAAGLMLPAWVVNNMMFGLARGAAVLGLLVLWRTGLMSFGHGLYFGLGAYAVALSEQWLGLSDFALRIIIAMLAAVIAGFALGFILRRYRDIFFAMLSLAFSMVLYGILVKTEALGSTDGFSVSQTTFLGWAPEGKQVLFTAIIAVCLTLAVLVQMYLRSTLGRLTTAIRDNEIRVEYLGYSVSQAIHIKYVISAALAGAAGGMMAMALGQVDPDSMVYWTVSGELVFITIMAGPGSVLAPFIGAIIFEFLRTYAFEIAPHAWQLIVGGTLLLIIFFLPGGIWSLLERIPLIRRLRHD, encoded by the coding sequence ATGCATAAAGCAATTCTATCCGACAAGACCGTGCGCCTCACGGCCTTTGCCCTTCTGGCGCTGGCCGCGGCCGGGCTGATGCTGCCGGCCTGGGTCGTCAACAACATGATGTTCGGCCTGGCCCGCGGCGCTGCTGTGCTGGGGCTACTGGTGCTGTGGCGCACCGGGCTGATGTCCTTCGGGCACGGGCTCTACTTCGGGCTGGGCGCCTATGCGGTGGCGCTGTCCGAGCAATGGCTGGGCCTCAGCGATTTTGCCCTGCGCATCATCATCGCCATGCTGGCCGCGGTCATCGCGGGCTTTGCCCTCGGCTTCATCCTGCGCCGCTACCGCGACATCTTCTTTGCGATGCTGTCGCTGGCGTTTTCGATGGTTCTCTACGGCATCCTGGTCAAGACTGAGGCGCTGGGATCCACCGATGGTTTCTCGGTGTCGCAGACCACCTTCCTGGGCTGGGCGCCCGAAGGCAAGCAGGTGCTGTTCACAGCCATCATCGCCGTCTGCCTGACACTGGCGGTGCTGGTGCAGATGTATCTGCGGTCGACCCTCGGACGACTGACCACCGCGATCCGCGACAATGAGATCCGGGTGGAATACCTGGGCTATTCGGTGTCGCAGGCCATTCACATAAAATACGTGATCTCGGCCGCCCTGGCCGGCGCCGCGGGCGGCATGATGGCGATGGCGCTGGGACAGGTCGATCCCGACAGCATGGTCTACTGGACCGTCTCGGGCGAGCTGGTCTTCATCACCATCATGGCCGGACCGGGCAGCGTGCTGGCCCCATTCATTGGCGCCATCATCTTTGAGTTCCTGCGCACCTACGCGTTCGAAATCGCCCCTCACGCCTGGCAGCTGATCGTCGGCGGCACGCTGCTCTTGATCATCTTCTTCCTGCCCGGCGGTATCTGGTCGCTGCTGGAACGCATCCCCCTTATCCGGAGGCTCCGTCATGACTGA
- a CDS encoding ABC transporter ATP-binding protein, with amino-acid sequence MTDTPILSVTDLQKSFGAVTAAKDINVDIPAGQVVGVIGANGAGKTTFVNMVTGYLKPSGGTIRFRGKDITGIAPRLAVHQGLTRSFQVSQVFMTLSVRQNLLSALALARRKGGALLRPIAGPDLLAECDAIMARYGLSDVADHEASALSQGSRKLLDIAMAVVSGPKMLLLDEPTSGVAAEEKFAIMDTVMSALKASGTTVLFIEHDMEIVERYVDRVLAFFSGEVICDAPPARALIDPKVRELVIGDTHAPTQKAETAYA; translated from the coding sequence ATGACTGATACGCCCATCCTGTCCGTCACGGACCTGCAGAAATCCTTTGGCGCCGTGACCGCGGCAAAGGACATCAACGTCGACATCCCCGCAGGCCAGGTGGTCGGCGTGATCGGAGCCAACGGTGCGGGCAAGACCACTTTCGTCAACATGGTCACCGGCTACCTGAAACCCTCGGGCGGCACCATTCGGTTCCGCGGCAAAGACATCACCGGCATCGCGCCGCGGCTGGCAGTGCATCAGGGCCTCACCCGCTCGTTCCAGGTCAGCCAGGTGTTCATGACCCTCAGCGTGCGGCAAAACCTGCTGTCGGCGCTGGCGCTGGCCCGGCGCAAGGGCGGCGCGCTGCTGCGTCCCATCGCCGGCCCGGACCTGCTGGCGGAATGCGACGCTATAATGGCCCGCTACGGCCTGTCGGATGTGGCCGATCACGAGGCCAGCGCGCTGTCACAGGGCTCGCGCAAACTGCTCGACATCGCCATGGCGGTGGTCAGCGGCCCCAAGATGCTGCTGCTGGACGAACCCACCTCCGGCGTCGCCGCCGAGGAGAAGTTCGCCATCATGGACACGGTGATGTCGGCGCTCAAGGCCTCCGGCACCACCGTCCTGTTCATCGAGCACGACATGGAGATCGTCGAACGCTACGTCGACCGGGTGCTGGCCTTCTTCTCGGGCGAGGTGATCTGCGACGCCCCGCCCGCCCGGGCGCTGATCGATCCCAAGGTGCGGGAACTGGTGATCGGCGACACCCACGCCCCAACCCAAAAGGCGGAGACAGCCTATGCTTGA
- a CDS encoding ABC transporter ATP-binding protein, giving the protein MLEISNLNVSIGPVPILRDSALTVKTGEMIGLIGPNGAGKTTMMRAIMGLLAAQSGTMSFDHYQLPATPPQDRARIGIGYMPEDRKLVPQLSAEENIMMPVWAVDIPDYQDRLKWIYDLMPEVREFRGRSATSLSGGQQKLAALARALMMGGRLILLDEPSEGIAPVLARRISEILRDLKSEGMSILIAESNDHHCADLLDRSYRIERGATHPA; this is encoded by the coding sequence ATGCTTGAGATCAGTAACCTGAACGTTTCCATCGGCCCGGTGCCGATCCTGCGCGACAGCGCGCTGACGGTGAAGACCGGCGAGATGATCGGCCTGATCGGCCCCAACGGCGCGGGCAAGACCACGATGATGCGCGCGATCATGGGGCTCCTGGCGGCACAGTCCGGCACGATGAGCTTCGACCATTACCAGCTGCCCGCCACCCCGCCGCAAGACCGCGCCCGCATCGGCATCGGCTACATGCCCGAGGACCGCAAGCTGGTACCGCAGCTTTCGGCCGAGGAAAACATCATGATGCCGGTCTGGGCGGTAGACATCCCCGACTATCAGGACCGGCTGAAATGGATTTATGACCTGATGCCCGAGGTGCGCGAGTTCCGCGGCCGCAGCGCCACCTCGCTGTCCGGCGGCCAGCAGAAACTGGCAGCGCTGGCCCGCGCCCTGATGATGGGCGGGCGGCTGATCCTGCTGGATGAGCCCTCCGAGGGCATCGCCCCGGTGCTGGCGCGGCGGATCTCGGAAATCCTGCGGGACCTGAAGTCCGAAGGCATGTCGATCCTGATCGCGGAATCCAACGATCACCACTGCGCCGACCTGCTGGACCGCAGCTACCGCATCGAACGCGGGGCCACGCATCCCGCGTGA
- a CDS encoding enoyl-CoA hydratase/isomerase family protein, producing MLEPEVKETKAGAAARITLNRPKALNALTREMVQRMSRILSEWEADPGVKLIVADAAGDRAFCAGGDVARLYAEGTAGNNAYCTDFWAENYALNAQIAGLSTPYVALMDGIVMGGGVGISAHGAHRVVTERTVLAMPECGIGLVPDVGASHLLARAPEGLARLIALTGLRLGPADCIALGLADSFVPSDQLPALTSALMEAADASPIAAFSEPPGPGTLPDPQAAAETFAGQLPEAIAERLEQNRQDWAQNAAAALRRVSPISLQLTLKLLDAARQDSSLLRCLARDLNAASYCLAAGDFLEGVRAAIIEKDRNPNWKPITFASPEVSL from the coding sequence ATGCTGGAACCCGAAGTTAAAGAAACCAAAGCTGGCGCCGCCGCGCGGATCACCCTGAACCGCCCCAAGGCGCTGAACGCCCTGACCCGTGAAATGGTGCAGCGCATGTCGCGCATCCTGTCGGAATGGGAAGCCGACCCAGGGGTAAAGCTGATCGTCGCCGATGCCGCCGGGGACAGGGCCTTCTGCGCCGGTGGCGACGTGGCCCGGCTTTATGCCGAGGGCACTGCGGGCAATAACGCCTATTGCACCGATTTCTGGGCAGAAAACTATGCTCTGAACGCCCAGATTGCCGGCCTCAGCACCCCCTATGTGGCGCTGATGGACGGGATTGTGATGGGCGGCGGCGTCGGCATCTCGGCCCATGGCGCGCACCGTGTCGTCACCGAACGCACCGTGCTGGCGATGCCCGAATGCGGCATCGGCCTGGTGCCCGACGTGGGCGCCAGCCACTTGCTGGCCCGTGCTCCCGAAGGGCTGGCGCGGCTGATTGCGCTGACCGGGCTTCGGCTTGGTCCCGCCGACTGCATCGCGCTGGGACTCGCAGACAGTTTTGTGCCCTCCGACCAGCTGCCAGCGCTGACCAGCGCGTTGATGGAAGCGGCGGACGCAAGCCCGATCGCGGCTTTCAGCGAACCGCCCGGTCCCGGAACCCTGCCCGATCCTCAAGCCGCGGCGGAGACGTTCGCAGGGCAGCTGCCCGAAGCAATCGCTGAGCGGCTGGAGCAGAATCGCCAGGATTGGGCGCAAAATGCAGCCGCTGCATTGCGCCGAGTCTCGCCGATTTCCCTCCAGCTCACATTGAAACTGCTGGATGCAGCGCGGCAAGATTCCAGCTTGCTCCGCTGTCTGGCCCGCGATCTGAACGCCGCGTCATACTGTCTGGCCGCAGGCGACTTTCTTGAAGGCGTGCGGGCCGCGATCATTGAGAAGGACCGCAATCCCAACTGGAAACCAATCACTTTCGCGTCTCCGGAAGTCAGCCTCTAG